In a genomic window of Candidatus Gorgyraea atricola:
- a CDS encoding ABC transporter ATP-binding protein, translated as MLRAEKIQKIYRNGKKGLRVLQDVDLEIKKGEALAIVGPSGAGKSTLLHILGGIDRPSSGKVVFENQDLYALPDNKRAEIRNKKIGFVFQFYHLLPEFTALENVLMPTLLTGQRANGPTGNDKTKKLLQELGLGERMRHRPSELSGGEQQRVAIGRALINDPDILLCDEPTGNLDSKMGEEILDILLGLNKKNRTTIVIVTHDKEIAKRADRIIKIQDGRIL; from the coding sequence ATGTTGCGAGCTGAAAAGATTCAAAAAATATATAGAAACGGGAAGAAGGGCCTGCGGGTTTTGCAGGATGTTGATCTGGAGATCAAGAAGGGCGAGGCCTTGGCAATAGTAGGGCCGTCAGGCGCTGGCAAGTCAACGCTCTTGCATATATTAGGAGGCATAGACAGGCCCAGCTCAGGCAAGGTGGTTTTTGAAAATCAGGATTTATATGCATTGCCAGACAATAAGAGAGCTGAGATCAGAAATAAGAAAATAGGATTCGTATTTCAGTTTTATCACTTGTTGCCGGAATTTACGGCGCTTGAGAATGTGTTGATGCCGACCTTGCTGACGGGCCAACGGGCCAACGGGCCAACGGGCAACGATAAGACAAAGAAGTTATTGCAAGAGTTGGGGCTTGGTGAGAGAATGCGTCACAGGCCGAGTGAGCTTTCTGGGGGCGAACAGCAGCGCGTAGCAATTGGCCGGGCGCTCATAAATGATCCAGATATACTTCTCTGTGACGAGCCCACAGGAAACCTGGATTCAAAGATGGGCGAAGAGATACTTGATATTTTACTTGGACTTAATAAAAAGAATCGCACGACAATTGTCATTGTCACACATGATAAAGAAATCGCAAAAAGGGCAGATAGAATAATTAAAATTCAAGACGGGAGGATATTATGA